From the genome of Bacilli bacterium, one region includes:
- a CDS encoding metal-dependent hydrolase encodes MDSGTHLVFGLGLAGLAHVDPVVSGDSLVAAAVLIGTVIGSQAPDFDTLFRLKGNAAYIKNHRGITHSLPFIALWTGMITCCLTLAFGNLPFWHLLAWVFLAVALHVFTDLFNTYGTQALRPFSHKWISWNIIHIFDPFIFGAHVLAILLWSLKILAPSAIFSTLYSILAVYYIWRTVQHHQIAAKLPKLDPDYREGEQYMLITTINLYAWNVLKKRANGEFVIGEWRAGKLQWIDRLACARHPAVEASRKHPDIAAFLYFTSFACADVREHKWGYEVRWADVRYHHRKQYPFVGVLLLDYQLRPLDSYVGWLSDTRLEKKLRFDLSS; translated from the coding sequence TTGGATTCCGGCACACATTTGGTATTCGGACTGGGATTGGCCGGATTGGCGCATGTCGATCCAGTGGTTTCCGGCGATTCGCTTGTTGCTGCAGCCGTATTGATCGGCACCGTTATCGGATCGCAAGCACCCGACTTTGACACTTTATTCCGGTTAAAAGGCAATGCGGCTTACATCAAAAACCACCGCGGCATTACGCATTCTCTGCCATTTATCGCGCTTTGGACAGGAATGATTACATGTTGCCTGACATTGGCGTTTGGAAATTTGCCGTTTTGGCACTTGCTCGCATGGGTGTTTCTTGCCGTTGCGCTGCATGTGTTTACGGATCTGTTCAACACTTACGGCACACAAGCATTAAGGCCGTTCTCGCATAAATGGATTTCGTGGAACATCATTCATATTTTTGACCCGTTTATTTTCGGCGCACACGTATTGGCCATTCTTCTTTGGTCGTTAAAAATTTTGGCGCCAAGCGCGATTTTTTCCACCCTCTACTCCATTCTTGCGGTATACTACATTTGGCGCACCGTACAGCACCATCAAATTGCGGCGAAACTGCCCAAGCTGGATCCGGATTATCGCGAAGGCGAGCAATACATGCTGATCACGACAATCAATCTGTACGCGTGGAATGTGTTGAAAAAACGCGCGAACGGTGAATTTGTCATCGGTGAATGGCGGGCGGGGAAATTGCAGTGGATCGATCGCTTGGCTTGCGCCCGTCACCCTGCCGTGGAAGCCTCGCGAAAACATCCGGATATCGCGGCTTTTCTCTATTTCACTTCTTTTGCTTGCGCGGATGTCCGGGAGCACAAATGGGGATACGAGGTCCGCTGGGCGGATGTGCGCTACCACCATCGCAAGCAGTATCCGTTTGTCGGCGTGCTGTTGTTGGACTATCAATTGCGCCCGCTCGATTCGTACGTCGGATGGCTGAGCGATACCCGCCTGGAAAAAAAGTTGCGTTTTGATCTTTCCAGTTGA
- a CDS encoding DUF5325 family protein: protein MSRGWALFFAIIGIALLAGVGIALSFNAPWISAGMLLIAILFIGSGFVVKAKMRRN from the coding sequence ATGAGTCGCGGATGGGCATTATTTTTTGCCATTATCGGAATCGCGCTGTTGGCGGGCGTCGGTATTGCGCTTAGTTTTAACGCTCCATGGATTTCCGCAGGCATGCTGCTGATCGCCATTTTGTTTATCGGATCGGGATTCGTCGTCAAAGCGAAAATGCGGCGAAACTGA